TTAGAAAAAATAATCAGGGAAGAATATATGGAATTACATTCATAGACCATAACTCCAAATTAGTCTGGAATGGCTCTCAACTGAGTAAAGAACTATCTGCCAACTCATTCAATACACGGTGGAATGAGTTAGAAATAAAGCGTGAAACAAAATATGATCGTAATGATCACTTTAATTTATCTGATGAAGTATGCACAGAACAATTTCTTACGGATAGCATCAGCGGAGTTTTTGACGGATTCTTTTCCAGCTTATTGTCGTCAGATACAAATACGGATCAGGAGGAACAAATTTTTGCATCTCAAATGAAAAAGCGCCAAAGAAAAAGAAGATAAAAAATAATCTTCTATTGCACAAGCTGTCTTATTAATATACTAAGAGAGCCAAAGACAGACAACTTATGCTTGCAACGACGAATTTATAGTTGAGAATACGTAATCCTGTATTTATGCTTCTAAAATGTAATATGCAGGGTGAAGACGATTTAAGAGGACTTGCCAAAATCATGGCGTTTATGCGAGCGGTAAGCATTATTATAGTACTAATGCACCTCTATTGGTTTTGTTACGGATTTTTTGCAAAGCAACAATGGACGCTGGAACTCATCAATAAAATACTTCATAATTTTAATAAGACAGCAGGCCTTTTTTCTCAATCTATTTATTCTAAGCTGTTCGCAATAGTTTTATTGGCTTTGAGTTGCCTCGGAACAAAGGGAGTCAAAAATGAAAAGATCACATGGAAAAAAATTAGTGTTGTTTTTTCTATTGGTTTTCTATTATTCTTTTTAAACTCAATCCTCTTACAATCTGCCAGCAGTTTTACTCCTGTACTTTATATTCTATCTACTGGATCCGGATATATTCTCCTAATGCAGGCGGGAGTATGGATAAGCCGCCTTCTGAAGCATAACTTAATGACTGATGTTTTTAACAGTGAGAATGAAAGTTTTCAGCAGGAAACTCAATTACTCTATAATGAATACTCGGTTAATCTTCCCACAAAATTCTATTATCAGGGAAACTGGCATCAGGGATGGATTAATGTAGTCAATCCGTTTCGTGCGACCATTGTTTTAGGGACACCAGGCTCGGGAAAATCTTATACTGTTGTCAACAATTATATTAGACAGCATATCGAAAAAGGATTTGCTATGTACATCTACGATTTTAAATTTGATGACTTGTCAACCACTGCGTACAACCATCTTTTAAATCATTCCGATGCTTATACAATAAAGCCGAAATTCTATATCATCAATTTTGACGACCCCAGAAAAAGCCATCGGTGTAACCCCTTACATCCTAGTTTTATGACAGATATTTCAGATGCATATGAAGCCGCCTACACCATTATGCTGAATCTTAACAGAAGCTGGATTCAAAAACAAGGTGACTTCTTTGTTGAAAGTCCCATTATATTGTTAGCGGCGATCATATGGTTTCTTAAAATTTATGAAAACGGCAGATACTGCACTTTTCCACACGCTATTGAACTGCTGAATAAAAAATATGAAGAGGTATTTACGATATTAACATCTTATTCCGAATTAGAGAACTACCTCTCTCCTTTCATGGATGCATGGCAAGGCGGTGCACAGGATCAATTGCAGGGGCAAATTGCATCAGCTAAGATTCCTTTGTCTAGAATGATCTCACCACAATTATATTGGGTAATGACCGGAGACGATTTTTCTTTGGATATCAATAATCCAGATGAACCTAAAATATTGTGCGTAGGTAATAATCCTGACCGTCAGAATATCTATTCTGCTGCTCTGGGATTATATAATTCAAGAATTGTTAAGCTGATTAATAAAAAAGGACAGTTAAAAAGTTCTGTCATTATCGACGAGCTTCCCACAATATATTTCAGAGGCCTGGATAATTTAATTGCTACTGCCAGAAGCAATAAAGTTTCTGTATGTCTTGGGTTTCAGGATTTTTCTCAGCTGACAAGAGATTATGGAGACAAGGAAAGTAAAGTGATTCAGAATACAGTCGGCAATATTTTCAGCGGGCAGGTAGTTGGAGAAACAGCAAAAACCTTATCTGAACGCTTTGGAAAAGTGCTGCAAAAAAGACAAAGTATATCCATCAACAGGAATGATACTTCTACCTCCATCTCTACCCAATTGGATAGTTTGATTCCTGCTTCGAAAATTTCTACCTTGACTCAGGGATTTTTTGTTGGTGCAGTATCTGATAACTTTGACGAAAGGATAGAACAGAAGATTTTTCATTCGGAGATTGTTGTGGATAGTGTTAAGCTTTCTCAAGAAATGCAAAACGTTCAGAAAATACCGCTGATTCGATCCTTTATTGACGAAGATGGAAATGATTCGATGACCAAACAGATCCAAGATAATTACAAAGAAATTAAGGCTGATATTCTTAACATCATCACGAATGAGATGGATCGAATAAAAAATGATCCTGATTTGCAGTATTTAATCAAAAATGATTAAAATAGAAACCTCAAATACAGTATTATTTGAGGTTTAATTTGATATTCAGTTATTCAGCTTCATGAGTCATAAAATGCTGGTTGAGATTGTCCCCGACCAGTTGAAGAAATTTGGTTGGCCCCTGTTTCCTGGTGCGGATTTCAAAGACGGTTTTATGGAAATTGCCAAGATCGCAATCCAGTGACTTTTCAACAAATTTTATGACTTCACTTAATTCTATATTCCCCCCATTAAAACAACGCATCTGGTAAAGGGCATAGATCAATTCTATAAGACCAACCTTTGATCCCGACCAGCTAAGAGGAGAAAGTAGTTTTGATACTGTATCTTCATTAGAACCTTCAATCTGTCTTTTTAAATAGTGATCAAATTGCTGATTGGAAATAAATCTGGCGATCATATGATCGTGTGATGTCGTAAAATTGGGATCATAGTTGTAAAAACCTGATGATAGCTTCATTTTCAAATCATAGGAATTACGGACAAATATTTTATGGTCAAGATAAGTCGCCTCACGTTTATAATAACTGTAGAATTCGGAATGTTCCAAATAAAAGTTCTTTAACTTCTCCTGCTCTGCCTCATAATATTTCTTTAAAGTTTTACTTCCCGCAGCCGGCTTATGGGCCTCAATATCCAGTACCGAAGAGTAATAGATAAATTTTGAAATAAACTGTGGTTTTAGCTTCTTAAAAAAAAATACTTCCTCGGCAATATGATCAAAGTGATGGTTGGAAACCAGAAGCTTCAATTTTCTTATAGACTCGTCAATGATGAGTAAAGCCTTTTCAGAAATTTTGATCATATCATTTCCATCTGCGTAGACTTCGTTAATCTTTACATCCAGATCTTCCAATAACTGTGAAGTTCTTTTAAAAATAGTTTTTGTTACCATGTCCTTTTTTCAGGAATTTACAAAGATTACAATAAAAAAGTTTCTATTCCATTTTAAGTTCTTCTTTTCTTTTGCGAATAAAATCTGTTGGTCTTAATCCATTGACTTCATAAAATAGATCTGAAAAATGCTGGCGAGTTGAAATACCCGATTCTTCAGCGAGAGCTTCAATCGTATACAAAAGGTATTTCCTCTCCGAATTTAGTAATTGTGTGATATAGGAAATTCTAAGCCTATTGATATAAGTTTTAAAATTTTCACCTTTATTTTCATTGATAAAAGTTGAAAGATAAGAAGTATTAGTATTCATTTTTGTAGCTAATATTCCTAATGTCAACCCTCTCTGCTTAAATCCGTTTTCAATTTCAAATTGCCGAAGTTTCTGATCCAATTCTTTATAAAGTTCTTCGGGGAGCCCAGTTTTTACAGAATTACCAATAACATCCTGTCTATCAATAATTAACATATCATATTGTTTATTATTTAATCTGTCCTGCAGTAGCAGATACTTCAATTTTATATGTTGTTCCTTATGATACTTCAAAATGAATAGACAGAGAAAGAATATTGTTGATACAATAAATACAAGCATGTACATCATCCGATGCGAACTCATTTTCTCCAATCTGTTTTTACTTTCAGTGAGTAATCTCTTATCATACTCCCTGTGTATTTTTGATGATAGGTAGGTAAAGTCTTTGCCGATAAGCTTGTCAACCTTCAATAGCTGCTTCGTATAATACAGCTGCTTTTCCTGATCGCCTTTCTCTGAATAGTACATTATAAGATCTTCATATGCTGGTCTTACTTCAGGAAGGATAAATGTATGCCGGTTGAAAATAGAATCAACCTTCTCAAGATAATAAATACCCTTATTTTCATTACTCACCATATGGTTCTTTCCCAGGTAATAATAAATAACAGATAACCAGGAAAAATCATTTGATTTTACGATCTCTTGTAAAGCTGAACTTAAATCATGTATACTTCCAGCGTAATTTTTATGGTGATACGCCGAAATGCCACGGCATTTTAACAGATAGCTTTTTTCCAGTAAAAATCTATCCTGATCAGCAAGTTGCAGTAAAGCATTTTCAACAAGGCCGTCTGCCATATCATATTCCTTAAGGTTTCGATAACAGATCACCATTTGATGAATAGAATTATAATAGCCTCTTTTAAAATTGAATAACGTATTTGGATGGCTTTTTTCTTTACTCTTTTTTTCAAAAAAGGCACTGCATTGTTTAAACAACTCTAAAGCTTCCTGATAAAATCCCAAATAACTTTTTACAACCCCCAGGTGATATATGATTTTTTGATGTAAATACTCATCCTTACCATTTTTAGAATATTCATAAGCTTTCAGATACTCTGCCAGGGCAGGTTCATATTTTTTAAGGGTAAAGTAATAAAAGATTCCTTTACCTAAATAGGCATCACCGATAAGTTCCGGCTGCTTTGACCTCAATGCTGCATAGATAGTACTGTCTGCATAGGAAAGTTTTCCTTCATTGGACGGAGTGAAATATACAGCAAACTTATAAGCTTCCGAAAGCCTTGCAAAATCAGAATCCTTCTTTGCTTTTGATATATAAATCCTTAAATACCTGAAAGCTGTCGAGTCATTCTTTTTAAGATTTTCGTATTGACTTCTGAGCCAAACATAATCATTCCTGTTTTCCTCTGCATGGAAATCAGTGATGGAAAAAAACAGCAACAATGTTATCATGATACATTTTGAGGCCATCATAGTGATTAGTTTTTAGCTGAAAGAGTCAAATTTAGCCAAAAAAAGACAACTAAAGCCAGATAACTAATTAAATCACAATAATATGTGACATTTACTATCAATCATTCATCAATAAAGAGATTTTACAAAATTATAAACGTCATCATTTATAAATGATGACGTCTTGTTTTGAAAAGCTGATCCAATATCAGTTTTTTATAGACCGGTTTCCAAATACCTTTGGTTTAAGAATTCTAATAAATACCCCTGACCGGTTGGGAATAACTTAAATCAATATTAATATGAAAAAGTATATTCCTCAGATGATTTTAATCTTAGCATTAAGTGCAATAGCTTTAAGCTGCAGACAGAACGATATAATGGACGAATCAGAATCCCAGATCATCCATAATCCTGAAAACAGGAAAAATTTTTCCAAAAAAAATCAGGATACAATACTAAAAGACATAAATCCGGCAGCAGATCCACCAATAAAGGATACTCACGATTGGCGGATAAATGAAAATAATCCTTAAAATATTAAAATATGATTCCCCATCACTTATCCCTCATCTGTAAAACAGGCTTACCATGTCCTAGAAGTGGAATTTGGGAAAGTATGGGGAATTTCAAAACCACCTGTCCAATTTCTAAAGGTTCCAAAATGCCGGATTACTGTGGAGAGAAAATAAAGTGGATCCTGATAAGAGCAATATAAATTAAAACTTACATCATGAAGATATCAACAACCTCCATCAGCATCATAAGCTACTTCTTTGTTTTGTTGTTTGTGTATGCTGCCGTGAGCAAAATACTTGATTTTGAAAACTTTCAGGTCCAGATTGCACAATCACCATTATTGAGTAGCTATGCAGGTATCACTTCATATGCCGTGATTATTGCAGAACTTTTGATATGCATTTCTCTAATACTACCAAAATATCGTTTATACGGTTTATATAGTTCGCTTGGACTCATGACCTCATTTACTACCTATATTTATCTCATTATTCATTACAGTGAATTTATACCCTGCTCCTGTGGAGGTATTCTCGAAAAACTAGATTGGAATGAGCACCTTATTTTTAACATAGGCTGTATTATCATTGCTATCATAGGCATTTTTCTTTCTCTTAAACTAAGACAAAGAATTTTAACAACATCTTTATGGATTATCTCTCTGATCATCCTTAGCTTTTCGCTGGTAATGATCCTCTTCTTTTCCTCCGAACAGATGATAAAGAAAAATAATAATTTCATAAGGCGTTTTCCCCATCATCCAATTTTACAGGATAAGAGTCTCGATTTAAAGGCTAATTCTTATTATTTTGCAGGTACCAGTAACGGAAAAGTAATACTCGGTAACTATATCAGCCCGCTCACCATCACTGAGATTGATTCCACTTTCACTACTTTCACCCAACATACCCTTACGCTGGATTATTATGACCACCAATTTAAGTCTTTAACGCTTTATATCCGTGATTCCCATTTCTACCTTGCCGACGGAAGTGTTCCTGTCATTTATCGTGGGAATCTCAATAATCTTTCTGCAAAAACCCTGAGTTACAAAAAGATGTATTTTGACCAGCTACAAATATTGGACTCTACTCATATAGCATTCAGAACCTTTAATCCTAATATCAAAGTGCGTTCTTTAGGGATATTACAATCAATCTCCGGCAATTATCATCTGAATAACAATATCATCAAAAAACAAAAGGACGGTCTATTTGATACAGACGGACAGCTAATTGCAGACAGCTATACTAATACCTATTATTACATCTACTTCTACCGTAATAAGATCATTACAATAAAAACTCCTGACAATTCTTTTTCGGAGCAAAACACTATTGATACCACCCATATTGCAAAAGTTCAAAGTACTATTCTTTCCAATGGAAAAACAAAGATGACTGCTCCGCCTGTTGTAGTGAACAAAATGGCAACAGCGTGTAAAGGGATCTTATTTAACCGATCTAATCTTATGGGAAACTATGAAAATAGAGACCAGTGGAAGACCAATGCTATTATTGATATGTACAACACCAGAAATAAAAGTTATAGTGGAAGTTTTTATATACAAAACCGCAGCAACCATAAAATGTCCGGAATGCTGGCAACATCAAAGTATTTCTATTCACTTATGAGTAATGAAATTGTCCGCTATCGTTATGCGCAGACCATTACGGACGATTTCAAAAAAGGGGAAGCCGAAAACCTTAGATCAGAGTAGGCAAAACGACAAATCCAATCTTATGAAAAAGTTTATTCTGCCTGTCGCCATTGTGATGATAGGCGCAACATCTGCTCTTGCGAGCAATGTCAGCAAAAGCAACACGAAAATCCCTGCGACAGGATACGTATTCCGCCCTGCGGCAGCTATTAAATGTGTCAATGCCCATGTTCAATGTGACACATCAGGGAATGTTATGTGTACCGCAGATCTCGGAAATGGTCCTGAACAACTCTATCAGAGAATCAGTGATACTTCATGCCCCAATGCACTTTTTGTAAAACCTTAATTTAATAAAGGATGCCCAAAAGGCATCCTTTATTTGTTAATTAATCCCGTTTATCACTTCCCTTCATCCAATCAGCTTTTATCCCATCATTAAGGTGATATTCAAACCACTGCTCTACTCTTCGGGCGATATCTATTTTATTGGATCTCTTCCAGAAACCATGAGCCTCATCCTGATAAAACAAGGCGACGACTTCTTTTTTATTTCTTTTCAATCCAATATAAAACTCCATGACCTGATTCCAGTCTATATTTCTGTCATTGACTCCTGTCCATAAGAAAATAGGCGCACTGATTTCGGATACACTATAGATCGGGCTGTTCTGAATATACAGTTCTTTATAGTCCTTCAAACTTCCAGGCATTTTATACTGTCCATTTTCAAACTGCCAGTAAAAAGGCCTCAGGAAATTGTAATTATATGAAAAATAAGACCGTACCAAATCACTGTTTCCAGCTCCCGAGGCATAGGCTTTAAACCGGTCTGAATGGGTGGCTATAAAATTAGTCTCATATCCTCCATGGGAATACCCTATGAGTCCCAGTCTTTTAAAGTCAATGGACTTCAATCCAGATACAGCATCGAGAGCACTGTTCACACAATCCAGAGCCGAGAATCCAGTCCCTCTTTTGTCAAAAACAATATCAGGAAGAAACACAAAATACCCACCCTCAAGATAAGAACGTATGTTCAGACCCTCCGTACGTTCGAAAAACCCATCTCGCAGATACTGATTGCCAAAATGGCTTTGTCTCGCATAGACAATAGTGATCATGGGGTAACGCTTTAGATCTGTGAAATCCAAAGGGTAATACAAAATACCGGTAAGGTCTGCTCCTTCAGAATTTTTATAGCTTATCCTCTCACTACGAATCCTTCCAATCTCCATGTCCTTCCGGTTGCTTTTATAAATGATTTTTGCTTTCGAGCCGTTAAATACTTTTATATAGGCCGGAACATTGTAATCCTCAATACAAGCCTCCAGCAGGATGCCATTCTTATGTTCTATTTTATCAATCCGTTCTCTTGTAGGAGCCTGCAGCATTACCTTTTTCCCTGATTGACAAGAATACGAAAGAATGGCAGTTTGATCATTCTTTTTATCATACATTTTTATAATCAGGGACTCCTTACTATTATATAGATTCTGGCCTCCATTAGGATAACCACTTATACCCTCTCCCTGAATTGGATTTACAATGGTAGAATGGAACCCATCCAGTAAGGAAATTTTCACCAAATCACCAGTATCTGTTTGATACCGCAACAACCCGCCCTCTGTTTCAAACAGGATATATTGATCATCTTCTGAGAAATAGGGATCTCCCGTATCCGCTATTTTCAACTTTTTTTCAGCCAGTCTATACAAATCATAAAGCACCCAATTATTGCCGGGATTAGACAGTATATACCTTCCTGTAGATCCATAATAGAGGATATACCCTCCCTTCCCGATATATTGCTGTTTTCCATTCCCAACTTCATAACGGTACAAATCAAACTCAGGGTACTGGTGTACATAATCCTGATTTTTATAGTAATTATAACTGATAACATACGTACTGTCTCCAATATTGATTTTCTCCAGCGCTTTATCATCAGTATCCATTCTCAGACTGTGCAGCTTCGGATCCCAGACTGCTATTTCTTCCGACTCACCACCATGAAACTTCAGTTCGAGTTTACGATCATCCGCATTCCAGATGTCAGGATTACCGGGAAGCTTATCTGGATCATCACCATAGGTGAGCCTGACCAGAAAACGCTCTCCGGTTCCCAGCCGGGAAATAGTGGCCGCTTTAAAGTCCCGGCTCGTATCACTGTTCAGATGAAATACCTCTTGGGTTTTGCTAATATAAACCAGATCCGTTTTTCCATTTTTTTCTGTAATCCATGCACTGGCCCCCTTGTCTGACCATCTGCAATCCAGTATTTTCTGATCAGTTGAATAGATTGCTTTTTTAGGCTTCCGCAGATCATACAGGATGTTTTTCCCGGCTTCCTTTTTCACAAAAAACACATCACTCCCTTTTACAAAAAAGCTTGTAACATTTTTATAGCTGTCTGCCAGATCTCCCTCCTTCCAGATTTCCAGATCAGTCCCTGAAGATGAAATTCCCCGTAATACCAACCATGTATTCTGAGACTTTACAAATTCTGAACTGACGATCTGATTCCAGCTTTTACTCAGTCCTGAATTAAGGTTAATCATTTCAGCACTGCCCTTTCTTATTAAAAGAAGATTTGAACGGCCTGTAAAATGAAATTTGGTTACCCCTGCATACTGTTTCACGTTCTCAGCCCTTTTACGGTTTACCAAAACAATGGTGTCCCTGCTTTCCTCATAGGTTTTCCGGAATGCGGTCCACTTTCCGTTGGGTGATGTTTCCGGAAACATTATTGTATACCGGAGATTGTGATACCTGGGATTAAACCTGTCTTTTTTAACCGTCTGGCTGATCGCGTCTATAGAAAAAAGCAGGA
This Chryseobacterium sp. G0162 DNA region includes the following protein-coding sequences:
- the mobC gene encoding conjugal transfer protein MobC, coding for MQGEDDLRGLAKIMAFMRAVSIIIVLMHLYWFCYGFFAKQQWTLELINKILHNFNKTAGLFSQSIYSKLFAIVLLALSCLGTKGVKNEKITWKKISVVFSIGFLLFFLNSILLQSASSFTPVLYILSTGSGYILLMQAGVWISRLLKHNLMTDVFNSENESFQQETQLLYNEYSVNLPTKFYYQGNWHQGWINVVNPFRATIVLGTPGSGKSYTVVNNYIRQHIEKGFAMYIYDFKFDDLSTTAYNHLLNHSDAYTIKPKFYIINFDDPRKSHRCNPLHPSFMTDISDAYEAAYTIMLNLNRSWIQKQGDFFVESPIILLAAIIWFLKIYENGRYCTFPHAIELLNKKYEEVFTILTSYSELENYLSPFMDAWQGGAQDQLQGQIASAKIPLSRMISPQLYWVMTGDDFSLDINNPDEPKILCVGNNPDRQNIYSAALGLYNSRIVKLINKKGQLKSSVIIDELPTIYFRGLDNLIATARSNKVSVCLGFQDFSQLTRDYGDKESKVIQNTVGNIFSGQVVGETAKTLSERFGKVLQKRQSISINRNDTSTSISTQLDSLIPASKISTLTQGFFVGAVSDNFDERIEQKIFHSEIVVDSVKLSQEMQNVQKIPLIRSFIDEDGNDSMTKQIQDNYKEIKADILNIITNEMDRIKNDPDLQYLIKND
- a CDS encoding RteC domain-containing protein, whose product is MVTKTIFKRTSQLLEDLDVKINEVYADGNDMIKISEKALLIIDESIRKLKLLVSNHHFDHIAEEVFFFKKLKPQFISKFIYYSSVLDIEAHKPAAGSKTLKKYYEAEQEKLKNFYLEHSEFYSYYKREATYLDHKIFVRNSYDLKMKLSSGFYNYDPNFTTSHDHMIARFISNQQFDHYLKRQIEGSNEDTVSKLLSPLSWSGSKVGLIELIYALYQMRCFNGGNIELSEVIKFVEKSLDCDLGNFHKTVFEIRTRKQGPTKFLQLVGDNLNQHFMTHEAE
- a CDS encoding helix-turn-helix domain-containing protein, with the protein product MMASKCIMITLLLFFSITDFHAEENRNDYVWLRSQYENLKKNDSTAFRYLRIYISKAKKDSDFARLSEAYKFAVYFTPSNEGKLSYADSTIYAALRSKQPELIGDAYLGKGIFYYFTLKKYEPALAEYLKAYEYSKNGKDEYLHQKIIYHLGVVKSYLGFYQEALELFKQCSAFFEKKSKEKSHPNTLFNFKRGYYNSIHQMVICYRNLKEYDMADGLVENALLQLADQDRFLLEKSYLLKCRGISAYHHKNYAGSIHDLSSALQEIVKSNDFSWLSVIYYYLGKNHMVSNENKGIYYLEKVDSIFNRHTFILPEVRPAYEDLIMYYSEKGDQEKQLYYTKQLLKVDKLIGKDFTYLSSKIHREYDKRLLTESKNRLEKMSSHRMMYMLVFIVSTIFFLCLFILKYHKEQHIKLKYLLLQDRLNNKQYDMLIIDRQDVIGNSVKTGLPEELYKELDQKLRQFEIENGFKQRGLTLGILATKMNTNTSYLSTFINENKGENFKTYINRLRISYITQLLNSERKYLLYTIEALAEESGISTRQHFSDLFYEVNGLRPTDFIRKRKEELKME
- a CDS encoding MauE/DoxX family redox-associated membrane protein produces the protein MKISTTSISIISYFFVLLFVYAAVSKILDFENFQVQIAQSPLLSSYAGITSYAVIIAELLICISLILPKYRLYGLYSSLGLMTSFTTYIYLIIHYSEFIPCSCGGILEKLDWNEHLIFNIGCIIIAIIGIFLSLKLRQRILTTSLWIISLIILSFSLVMILFFSSEQMIKKNNNFIRRFPHHPILQDKSLDLKANSYYFAGTSNGKVILGNYISPLTITEIDSTFTTFTQHTLTLDYYDHQFKSLTLYIRDSHFYLADGSVPVIYRGNLNNLSAKTLSYKKMYFDQLQILDSTHIAFRTFNPNIKVRSLGILQSISGNYHLNNNIIKKQKDGLFDTDGQLIADSYTNTYYYIYFYRNKIITIKTPDNSFSEQNTIDTTHIAKVQSTILSNGKTKMTAPPVVVNKMATACKGILFNRSNLMGNYENRDQWKTNAIIDMYNTRNKSYSGSFYIQNRSNHKMSGMLATSKYFYSLMSNEIVRYRYAQTITDDFKKGEAENLRSE
- a CDS encoding DUF6520 family protein, translating into MKKFILPVAIVMIGATSALASNVSKSNTKIPATGYVFRPAAAIKCVNAHVQCDTSGNVMCTADLGNGPEQLYQRISDTSCPNALFVKP
- a CDS encoding alpha/beta hydrolase family protein, giving the protein MKAIKLLYIMILLFSIDAISQTVKKDRFNPRYHNLRYTIMFPETSPNGKWTAFRKTYEESRDTIVLVNRKRAENVKQYAGVTKFHFTGRSNLLLIRKGSAEMINLNSGLSKSWNQIVSSEFVKSQNTWLVLRGISSSGTDLEIWKEGDLADSYKNVTSFFVKGSDVFFVKKEAGKNILYDLRKPKKAIYSTDQKILDCRWSDKGASAWITEKNGKTDLVYISKTQEVFHLNSDTSRDFKAATISRLGTGERFLVRLTYGDDPDKLPGNPDIWNADDRKLELKFHGGESEEIAVWDPKLHSLRMDTDDKALEKINIGDSTYVISYNYYKNQDYVHQYPEFDLYRYEVGNGKQQYIGKGGYILYYGSTGRYILSNPGNNWVLYDLYRLAEKKLKIADTGDPYFSEDDQYILFETEGGLLRYQTDTGDLVKISLLDGFHSTIVNPIQGEGISGYPNGGQNLYNSKESLIIKMYDKKNDQTAILSYSCQSGKKVMLQAPTRERIDKIEHKNGILLEACIEDYNVPAYIKVFNGSKAKIIYKSNRKDMEIGRIRSERISYKNSEGADLTGILYYPLDFTDLKRYPMITIVYARQSHFGNQYLRDGFFERTEGLNIRSYLEGGYFVFLPDIVFDKRGTGFSALDCVNSALDAVSGLKSIDFKRLGLIGYSHGGYETNFIATHSDRFKAYASGAGNSDLVRSYFSYNYNFLRPFYWQFENGQYKMPGSLKDYKELYIQNSPIYSVSEISAPIFLWTGVNDRNIDWNQVMEFYIGLKRNKKEVVALFYQDEAHGFWKRSNKIDIARRVEQWFEYHLNDGIKADWMKGSDKRD